The region TGATGTAATGACCCAATGCGAGACCGCAGCGGTTGTTAAAGCCGATGGCTATGGGCTGGGCGCGAGCCGGGTCGCACGTGCATTGGCCAATGCCGGCGCGCGTCGATTTTTTGTGGCAGCTGCCGAAGAGGCCTCGGCCGTACGCGAGGCGGTTGGCACAGGCCCTGAAATTAATGTGTTTTCCGGTCATATGGCGGGAGACACAGATATGATTGCTGATCTTGGGTTAACCCCGATGATCAATTCGCTGGATCAATTGCTGCGCCATGTCGAAGCCTTGCCTGGCCATGCCTTTGGAATTCAGTTGGACACGGGCATGAACCGGCTCGGTATGGAACCGGCAGAATGGTCAGCCGTGCGCAGCATCGCCGAAGATCAAAACCCTAGCCTAATCATGTCACATCTGGCTTGCGCTGACGAGCCTGACCACCCGATGAACGCCCAGCAGCTTCAGTTGTTCCGCGACATGACTCAAGGCTTGCAAACGCCCCGAAGTCTTGCAGCAACTGGCGGGATTCTGCTCGGGTCTGAGTATCATTTTGATGTGACCCGGCCTGGGGTTGGTCTTTATGGCGGATTTCCGTTTCGGGACGCAGAACCAGTTGCCAATGTGTCGATACCGGTCATTCAGTGCCGCGATGTGCAAGCTGGTGAAACTGTAGGATATTCAAATACTTGGACCGCAACGCGCCCGTCGCGCGTTGCGACAATTTCTGCCGGCTATGCGGATGGGTTGATCCGCGCCATGGGCGCATCACTTGACCTGTTCTACGGCTCTCGCGCCTGCCCCGCCATTGGCCGCATATCTATGGATATGATTGGCGTTGATGTGACAGATCTTGGAGAAGATCCAGACGCGTTTGATATTTTAACCAAGGATCAAACTGTTGATACATTGGCCGCAGCGGCCGGGACGATCGGCTATGAAATACTAACCAGCCTTGGTGCGCGGTATACGCGCCGCTACGTCTGATGGTTGTGCTCGCTCCATTGGCCCACCTTGGGCGCGCCACGCTTTCGCTGCTGGCAATCACCGGTCAGGTGATAATTTTTGCGGCCCAAGGGATTAGCCATATTTTTCGGCCACCGTTTTACGGGCGCGAATTTCTGAATGCGCTGCTGCACATTGGCTGGTTGTCGTTGCCTGTTGTTGGTTTGACGGCGTTCTTTACTGGGGGTGCTTTGGCGCTGCAAATCTATGCCGGTGGCGCGCGTTTCAGCGCCGAAGCCGTTGTGCCCCAAATTGTGGCCATTGGTATGGTGCGTGAACTTGGCCCGGTCTTGGTTGGTTTGATGATCGCAGCGCGTGTAACCAGTTCTATCGCCGCAGAAATTGCTACAATGAAAGTGACCGAACAAATTGACGCCTTGGTCACGCTTTCAACCCACCCGATGAAATATCTGACGGCCCCCCGCGTTTTGGCCGCGCTCTTGGTTGTGCCGGTCTTAGTTGGCATCGGCGACCTGATTGGCATCTACGGAGGCTATATCGTCAGCACAAAGCAATTGGGGTTCAACCCGGCAAGCTATATCAAAAACACCGCCAATTTTCTTGAATTCGCCGACATCTTAAGCTCGCTGGTCAAAGGCTGCATTTTTGGTGGCATTGCTGCAACCATGGGATGCTACTATGGGATGCAATCTGGTCGCGGTGCCCAAGGCGTTGGACAAGCAACAAAGTCGTCGGTCCAAGCGGCAGCCGTATTGATATTGGCCGCGAACTTCCTACTGACATCGGTGTTTTTTAGCTCATGATACAACTTGAAAACACCCATAAGAGCTTTGGTTCCAAACATGTTTTGCGTGGCATCAACCTAGAGATTGCCAAAGGCGAAAGCATGGTGATCATTGGCGGATCAGGCACCGGTAAATCAGTTGCCTTGAAATGCATTCTTGGACTGATCACACCTGATCAGGGCCGCATTCTGGTGGATGGTCAGGATGTGACTTTGGCCGACCGCGATGCGTTTCTGGCGCGGTTTGGCATGTTATTTCAAGGCGGTGCTTTGTTTGACAGCCTGCCAGTTTGGCAAAACGTGGCCTTTCGCCTGCTGCGCGGAAGTTTGAAACGCCCAAAGGCTGAAGCCCGCGAAATCGCCGTTGAAAAACTGCGCCGCGTTGGCCTGACACCCGATGTGGCCGATTTGTTTCCTTCGGAATTATCTGGTGGAATGCAAAAGCGCGTGGGTCTGGCCCGCGCGATTGCCGCTGATCCTGAGATCATCTTTTTCGACGAGCCGACGACGGGCCTTGATCCGATTATGTCGGGTGTCATCAACGACTTGATCCGCGAAATTGTGGTTGAAATGGGCGCAACCGCCATGACCATCACCCACGACATGACGTCGGTGCGTGCCATCGCCGACAAAGTCGCCATGCTGCATGACGGTGTGATCAAATGGACCGGCCCGGTGTCTGACATGGACCATAGCGGCGATCCCTATTTAGATCAGTTTATCCATGGCCGCGCAGAAGGGCCGATTGAGGCCGTCAGGTGATTACCTGAGGGGAAGATATGCTCCGCTATACCAACCTTGCCCTGTTAATCCTTTTTCCCATCAGTTGGTTCGCGCCTTTGATGCGGGCGGGGGTTTTGCCTTTGTTTGGACTAAGCGAGATATCCGTGGTCTCGGGCTTGCAGTCGCTTTGGGAAACCGACGTTTTGCTTGCGTTGTTGGTCACGTTCTTTGCAATTTTTTCTCCTTTGCTCAAGACCTTGGGTCTGGCGTTGATCCATTTTGGCATGATGCGACGTAAGATATTGCCAACATTAGAGTTTTTCGGAAAACTCGCCATGGCTGACGTCTTTCTGGTTGCGCTATATGTGGTTTTGGTCAAGGGCGTTGGCCTTGCAACAATCCAAACCGCATGGGGGCTGTATCTGTTTACCGGATGTATTTTGGCGTCGATTACAATTAGTCATTTGACCCGCAAGCAATAAGGGGGCAAAACGAGAACATGGCAAAAGCAAAAACCTCGTTCTCATGTTCGGCCTGCGGGTCAGTTTTTAACAAATGGTCCGGCCGCTGCGACGGATGCGGCGATTGGAATACAATTTCCGAAGACGCCGGTATTTCAGCTGGACCGTCCAAGGCAACCTTGGGAAACAGCAAGGGCAAATCGGTACACCTGACGGATCTCAGCACCGAAGAGGCCCCGCCCCCGCGCACGCTTTCAGGACTGGCAGAACTTGATCGGGTTTTGGGCGGCGGATTGGTGCCGGCTTCGGCGATCTTGGTGGGTGGCGATCCGGGAATTGGCAAATCCACATTGTTGCTGCAAGCCGCAGCGCAATTTGCGCGATCTGGACTAAAGACCATCTATGTATCTGGCGAAGAAGCCTCTGCTCAAGTGCGTATGCGAGCCCAGAGACTTGGATTGACCGACGCACCAGTGCAATTGGCGGCTGAAACCAATCTACGCGATATCCTGACCACGCTTGAGCAGGAAAAACCGCAACTGGCCATCATCGATTCCATCCAGACCATGTGGTCTGACAATATAGGATCGGCACCGGGTTCCGTCAGTCAGGTGCGCGCCGCGGCCCACGAGTTGACATCCTTTGCCAAGCGCAAAAACATTTCGGTAGTCTTGGTTGGTCATGTCACCAAAGACGGGCAAATAGCCGGCCCGCGCGTTGTAGAGCATATGGTTGACACCGTGCTTTATTTCGAGGGCGAGCGGGGCCATCAGTTTCGCGTCTTGCGCGCGGTCAAAAACCGATTTGGCGCGGCTGATGAAATTGGTGTGTTTGAGATGACGGGCAAAGGCTTGGCCGAGGTTCTAAACCCCTCAGCATTGTTTTTGTCTGAACGCGGCGAACCTGCCCCAGGGTCTGTGGTCTTTGCTGGGATTGAAGGAACCCGCCCCGTGCTGGTCGAATTGCAAGCCCTAGTTGCCCCCAGTCCGCATGCCCAACCGCGCCGTGCAGTGGTGGGCTGGGATAGCAGCCGCCTTGCGATGATCCTAGCGGTGCTTGAGGCACGCTGCGGCATTCCGTTTACCGGACTTGATGTTTATTTGAACGTGGCGGGCGGAATGAAGATCAACGAACCAGCCGCTGACCTTGCCGTGGCAGCGGCTTTGCTCTCGGCGCGCGAAGATACAAGTATTCCGGCTGAAACTGTGGTTTTCGGCGAAATTTCTCTGTCAGGTGCGCTTCGACCCGTAAGCCAATCAGAAAACAGGTTGAAAGAAGCGCAAAAACTTGGTTTCACGTCCGCAATAGCCCCAAAAGGTGGCAAATCTCCAACAGTGCCAAATATGGCGTTGAATCAAATCGGAGATTTAACGCAATTTGTTGGCGATATATTCGGCGCGGGGTAAGATTCGCTCCAAAACCGAGCAGAGGACAGGAAGAGAACCATGGAAGGTTTCACCATTATCGACGGCGTTGTTGCAGGCGTCATTATTCTTTCGGCCCTCCTCGCTTATTCGCGCGGATTGGTTCGCGAATGTATGGCAATATTAGGCTGGGTCGCAGCGGCTGTCCTCGCCTTTTTATTTGCACCACAGGTCGAACCCTTAGTCAAAGAAGTGCCCTATATCGGGCAATACCTGTCAGACAGTTGTGAATTGGCGATCATTGCCGCGTTTGCGGCAGTCTTTGCGGCGGCGCTTGTCATTGTTTCGCTGTTTACACCATTGTTCTCTTCGATCGTGCAACGGTCAGCGCTTGGAGGTCTGGATCAGGGTCTAGGCTTTTTGTTCGGCGTATTGCGCGGTATTCTTTTGGTTGCGATTGCGTTTTTTGTGTATGAAACCGTGGTCACAAGCCAAGACATTGCTATGGTTGATGACAGCCGTTCAGCAACCGTATTTGCACGTGTCACCGCCCATATCGAAGAGCGTGACCCACAGCAGGCCCTAGGTTGGATCACATCGCAATACGAAGATTTGGTTGGCCAGTGCAGCGAATGAGCACCCCAAATAGTTAACTTAAATTGGCCCGGGAAATCCCGGGCTTTTTTGTTTCCTGCAGGCAATTAGCTGAAATCCAGAAATACGTGTGTAACTTTCGTGACATATTCTTTGTTACCCACTAAGACGGGCTCAACTATGCGAACAGGATTCGGAGCCCCCATTGTTGAGCCGCAGCCACCAATTGACCCGTTTTGGCACCTTGCCGATGATTTGGTCCGGACTTGGCACAACTACGGGTATTTTTGCGCCCAAGCAAACAATGACCAATACGGGTGTCTGTTATCGCAAAAAGCTGTTTTTCTCACAGCAATCTAAAAAAACACGCGCGCTTTTTGGCGCGTTTTTTTGTGCCGTTTTTACTACGCGACACGTGCTGAACCAAGTAGGCTTTCCCAAGGCGACCAACGCCCAGGATTGTCAACTTTGGTGCAAGACGCTTCGCGCAACCTCTGAAAATATGCTAAAGATCAACTGTGTGTGGCGAATGCGCGCTGCAGTCGATCCAAGGCAGTGTAGCAACTGAACAGCAACATACCTGTGGAAATGGAGCCATTCTATGTGCGGGATTTTAGGCATCGCGAACCGAACCTCTGATGTCTTTGCGGAAATTTACGACGGTTTGTTGATGCTTCAGCATCGCGGACAAGATGCCTCTGGTATCGTGACCTTTACCGGTGAGTATTTTCGAGAACGCAAAGCAAATGGCCTGGTCAAAGACGTCTTTGGCAAGAACGAAGCCAAGGACCTAGCGGGCAAGGTTGGGATCGGCCATGTTCGCTATCCAACTGCGGGTTCGCTCAGTGCGGCCGAAGCCCAGCCGTTTTTTGTGAACGCTCCTTATGGCATCTACTTGGTGCACAACGGAAACATCACCAATACCGAAGCGCAGCGCGCTAAGGTGACCAGCAAATACAGCCGCCATTTGCGCACAACGTCTGATTCCGAAATCCTGCTGAATGTTTTGGCTGACAAAGTATCAGACAGCATCAAGGTGAACGGCACCACTGATCCGATCCGCAACCTGTTTGCCGGCGTGAAAATGACGATGGAGCGTATCCAAGGCGCTTATTCCGTCATTACGATCATCGCCGGTGTTGGTCTGATGGCCTTTCGCGACCCTCATGGAATTCGTCCTCTTTCCGTCGCCAAACGCAGCACCGAAAACGACGGCGACGAATACGCCTTTGCCTCTGAGGACGTCGCCTTTGGAATCAACGGGTTTGAAAAACTGCGTGACGTACGCCCCGGCGAAGCCATCCTGATCGACCTAGAAGGCAATATGCACAGCTTTCAGGCCGCCGAAGGCAAACTAACCCCTTGCATTTTTGAGTATGTATATTTGGCACGGCCAGATTCCATGCTTGATGGCATCTCTGTTTACAAAAGCCAGCTGCGCATGGGCCAAACTCTGGCCAGCCAAATCAAAGCAGCAAATCTTGAGATCGACAGCATCATCCCTGTTCCAGACTCTGCGCGTCCTGTGGCGCTTGAAGTGGCAAATGCGACGGGTATTCGGTATCGTGAAGGCTTGGTTAAGAACCGTTATGTCGGTCGAACTTTCATTATGCCGGGCCAAGAAGAACGGCAGAAATCGGTCCGTCGCAAATTAAACGCGATACCTCTGGAGTTTGAAGGCAAGAATGTCTTGCTGATTGACGATTCTATTGTGCGTGGCAACACCATCAAAAAGATTGTTCAGATGTGTCGCGATGCCGGGGCCAACAAGGTCTATGTGGCCAGTGCGTCACCACCTGTCAAATACCCGAATGTGTATGGCATCGATATGCCCACGAAACATGAGCTGATTGCACACGATCGGTCGATCGAAGAAATTCGCACAGAACTGGGCGCAGACGCCCTGTTTTATCAGCACTTGGACGATTTGATTTGGGCCGCTCAGGAAGGCAATAAGGACATTGAGCAATTTGATTGTTCCTGTTTTGATGGCAACTATCTTACAGGCAGCGTAAGCCCTGATTATTTGGCAACCTTGGAATCCAGCAACCGGGTCTCGCAAAAGATTAAAGAATATCCTGATGCCAAAACCCAGCGGGTTGCTGCTTCAGGATAAGAGATATGGCCGTCAAGAAATCTCCGGTTCGATTTAGGCCCCATCATTTTCTCTGCGCCCTGGGTTTTCAGGGCGCAGGCTATTCTCCGGCCTTTACCGCCAATATGAGCGAGATCGTTGATGGTCAGCTGCGTGGCCATGATGGCCATAAAACACGTATCACCGTAACTTTTGTGGCTGACAGCATCTGTACCCCCTGCCCCGAACGACGCGGATTGGGCTGTGTTAAGATTAATACAATCAAACAACTTGACGAGCGGCATGCCAAAGCTTTGAATCTGCAAAACGGCGTTAGTTTGACCTGGGGTGACGCACTAAAGCGCATTCAAAAAAAGGTGCCGCCAGGCAGTTTGAAAACCCTTTGCCAAAACTGCCAATGGCTCGAACTGGGTGCATGTGAAGCGGCGCTAACCCGGCTACATGCCCAAGCAACAAACAAAGACTGACCTGCGCCAAAACATCCCCTTGAAATCCGCTCCTGAACGCGGCACACGACCTTATGACTGAAAAAATTGCCTTGATAACCGGAGCTTCTCGCGGGCTTGGATTTGCCTTCGCAGAAGCGCTTGCACCCGCCTATCACGTTGTTGCCGTTGGGCGCACCGTTGGTGGGCTTGAAGACCTTGATGACCGTATCAAAGCCAAGGGTGGTCAGGCCACTTTGGCCCCGATGGACATTACAAACGTTGATGCAATGGCACAGCTTTGTAGGTCGATTTTTGATCGGTGGGGTAAGATCGATCTTTGGGTCCATGCCGCTGTGCATGGTGCGCCCCTGACGCCGGTTGGGCATTTGGATCAAAAGGATTGGTCCAAGTCTATAGCGGCAAATGTGACTGCCGTTGGCCAGCTCATTCCGTTCTTGACGCCTTTGTTGGGCAAAGACGGGCACGCGGTGTTCTTTGATGATCCGCGTGGGGGCGAAAAGTTTTTTGGCGCTTACGGATCCACCAAGGCAGCGCAAGTTGCGCTTGCGCGCAGCTGGCAACTCGAGACAAAAACCACGGGTCCCAAAGTCTCTATTCTGAGCCCTTCTGCAATGCCCACCGGAACACGTGCGCGCTTTTTCCCTGGCGAAGACAGAGCACCTTTGGCCAAACCGCAGGACGAAGCCCGTCGCTTGATCAAAGACCTGTCTTTGTAACCGCAAAGACCCTTGAAACTGCCGTGGTATTTCTGCGGCGTTTCGTTTGATTTATTGCCAAATGCTTGCCCCGACTTGGTCTCTCACCTAGAGAGAGTGAAACACTTTCAGGGATCAGGTATATGCGCATTCTTATCACCAATGATGACGGTATCAACGCGCCCGGGCTGGCAATTCTGGAAGCCATTGCCAAAACGGTTGCTGGCCCAGATGGCGAAGTTTGGACCGTTGCGCCAGCCTTTGAACAATCCGGCGTTGGCCATTGCATCAGCTATACCCATCCCACCATGATTGCTAAAATGGGCGAAAGACGGTTCGCAGCCGAAGGCAGTCCGGCTGATTGCGTGCTTGCAGGACTTTATGATGTGATGGCGGATGCCAAACCAAATTTAGTACTGTCTGGTGTGAACCGCGGCAACAATTCTGCTGAAAATACGCTTTATTCCGGCACGATTGGGGCCGCGATGGAAGCCGCGCTGCAATCTATTCCGGCCTTGGCCCTTTCGCAATACTATGGTCCCGACAACGCTGGTCTAGAAAATCCTTTCGAGGCCGCAGCGGCATTTGGCGCTGATGTCGTTCAAAAAATCATGGCCAGGCATCGTGACGACGGCGATGCATATAAACTGTTTTACAATGTGAACTTCCCACCTGTGCCCGCCGCTGCTGTTAAAGGTATTAAAGTGGTTGCTCAGGGGCGTCGTTCTAACACGAATTTTTCAGTTCAGGCGGACACCAGCCCGACTGGCAGAAGGTTTCTTTGGGTACGAGGCGGCGATCAACGCGCCGAGGCTGCAGAAAATACAGATGCAAATGTCAATTTGGATGGCTATATTTCGGTCACCCCAATGCGGGCGGATCTGACTGCGCATGATATGATCGCATCCTTGAAAGACCTGGAATGATAGAGCCAATTGCCCAACGTAAAATGCAATTTATGTTCGCTCTGCGCAGCAAAGGGGTCACTGACGCACGCGTTTTGACCGCGATGGAACGCATTGATCGTGGCAGCTTTGTCAAAGGGCTGTTTGCAGAACGAGCCTACGAAGACACCCCCCTACCGATTGCTTGTGGTCAAACGATCAGCCAGCCCTCTGTTGTTGGCCTAATGACTCAGGCCTTAAATGTTGAACCCAGAGACAAAGTCTTAGAGGTTGGAACCGGCTCAGGCTATCAGGCTGCGATCCTCAGCCAGCTTGCACGCCGGGTCTATACAGTTGATCGCCATCGCCGTCTTGTACAGGGTGCCAAGAAAATATTTGAAGATCTGGATTTGGCAAATGTCACTGCCTTTACATCTGATGGCAGCCACGGCTTGCCAGATCAGGCCCCATTTGATCGCATCATAGTTACTGCGGCCGCTGAAGACGCGCCGGGTCCATTGCTTGCCCAATTAAAGGTTGGCGGAATTATGGTTTTGCCTGTTGGCCAATCGGATACCGTGCAAAGCATGATACGCGTTGAACGGCATGCCGATGGATTTGAATATGAAGAGCTACGCCCGGTGCGATTTGTGCCACTGATCGAAGGTTTGGCGCGTGACAATTAGGCGTTTTCTCGCCTATATGACCAGGTATTTGGTGAAGGGTCAGCGCAATTGCCCGTTGTCCCTTAGCATGTAACCCGTAAAAGAAGCCTCAAGCATAACAAACCGGGGCTCCACGAGGATATCGAGATGACAGTTTCCCTGCGACCGCTAAGGACCATTGCCATGGTCGCCTCTGCCACAGCGCTTTTGGCGGCCTGTGAAGGCCCGTTTGATCTGGATCTGCGCGGCGGACTTGGTCAGCAATTAGACACTACAGCGGCTGCGACAACGCCGACCGCAGCGAGACCTACGCCAGATAACCGTGGCATCATTTCTTATCCGAATTATCAGGTGGCCGTAGCGCGCCGCGGTGACACTGTCGCTGATGTAGCAAATCGCATTGGCCTAGATGCAGAAGAAGTGGCCTCTTATAACGCAGTCAAACCTGACGACGCATTGCGTAATGGGGAAATTG is a window of Cognatishimia sp. WU-CL00825 DNA encoding:
- the alr gene encoding alanine racemase; translation: MATAKLTIDLAALCRNWQALDVMTQCETAAVVKADGYGLGASRVARALANAGARRFFVAAAEEASAVREAVGTGPEINVFSGHMAGDTDMIADLGLTPMINSLDQLLRHVEALPGHAFGIQLDTGMNRLGMEPAEWSAVRSIAEDQNPSLIMSHLACADEPDHPMNAQQLQLFRDMTQGLQTPRSLAATGGILLGSEYHFDVTRPGVGLYGGFPFRDAEPVANVSIPVIQCRDVQAGETVGYSNTWTATRPSRVATISAGYADGLIRAMGASLDLFYGSRACPAIGRISMDMIGVDVTDLGEDPDAFDILTKDQTVDTLAAAAGTIGYEILTSLGARYTRRYV
- a CDS encoding ABC transporter permease — protein: MVVLAPLAHLGRATLSLLAITGQVIIFAAQGISHIFRPPFYGREFLNALLHIGWLSLPVVGLTAFFTGGALALQIYAGGARFSAEAVVPQIVAIGMVRELGPVLVGLMIAARVTSSIAAEIATMKVTEQIDALVTLSTHPMKYLTAPRVLAALLVVPVLVGIGDLIGIYGGYIVSTKQLGFNPASYIKNTANFLEFADILSSLVKGCIFGGIAATMGCYYGMQSGRGAQGVGQATKSSVQAAAVLILAANFLLTSVFFSS
- a CDS encoding ABC transporter ATP-binding protein, translating into MIQLENTHKSFGSKHVLRGINLEIAKGESMVIIGGSGTGKSVALKCILGLITPDQGRILVDGQDVTLADRDAFLARFGMLFQGGALFDSLPVWQNVAFRLLRGSLKRPKAEAREIAVEKLRRVGLTPDVADLFPSELSGGMQKRVGLARAIAADPEIIFFDEPTTGLDPIMSGVINDLIREIVVEMGATAMTITHDMTSVRAIADKVAMLHDGVIKWTGPVSDMDHSGDPYLDQFIHGRAEGPIEAVR
- a CDS encoding paraquat-inducible protein A, with product MLRYTNLALLILFPISWFAPLMRAGVLPLFGLSEISVVSGLQSLWETDVLLALLVTFFAIFSPLLKTLGLALIHFGMMRRKILPTLEFFGKLAMADVFLVALYVVLVKGVGLATIQTAWGLYLFTGCILASITISHLTRKQ
- the radA gene encoding DNA repair protein RadA, giving the protein MAKAKTSFSCSACGSVFNKWSGRCDGCGDWNTISEDAGISAGPSKATLGNSKGKSVHLTDLSTEEAPPPRTLSGLAELDRVLGGGLVPASAILVGGDPGIGKSTLLLQAAAQFARSGLKTIYVSGEEASAQVRMRAQRLGLTDAPVQLAAETNLRDILTTLEQEKPQLAIIDSIQTMWSDNIGSAPGSVSQVRAAAHELTSFAKRKNISVVLVGHVTKDGQIAGPRVVEHMVDTVLYFEGERGHQFRVLRAVKNRFGAADEIGVFEMTGKGLAEVLNPSALFLSERGEPAPGSVVFAGIEGTRPVLVELQALVAPSPHAQPRRAVVGWDSSRLAMILAVLEARCGIPFTGLDVYLNVAGGMKINEPAADLAVAAALLSAREDTSIPAETVVFGEISLSGALRPVSQSENRLKEAQKLGFTSAIAPKGGKSPTVPNMALNQIGDLTQFVGDIFGAG
- a CDS encoding CvpA family protein; this encodes MEGFTIIDGVVAGVIILSALLAYSRGLVRECMAILGWVAAAVLAFLFAPQVEPLVKEVPYIGQYLSDSCELAIIAAFAAVFAAALVIVSLFTPLFSSIVQRSALGGLDQGLGFLFGVLRGILLVAIAFFVYETVVTSQDIAMVDDSRSATVFARVTAHIEERDPQQALGWITSQYEDLVGQCSE
- the purF gene encoding amidophosphoribosyltransferase, which produces MCGILGIANRTSDVFAEIYDGLLMLQHRGQDASGIVTFTGEYFRERKANGLVKDVFGKNEAKDLAGKVGIGHVRYPTAGSLSAAEAQPFFVNAPYGIYLVHNGNITNTEAQRAKVTSKYSRHLRTTSDSEILLNVLADKVSDSIKVNGTTDPIRNLFAGVKMTMERIQGAYSVITIIAGVGLMAFRDPHGIRPLSVAKRSTENDGDEYAFASEDVAFGINGFEKLRDVRPGEAILIDLEGNMHSFQAAEGKLTPCIFEYVYLARPDSMLDGISVYKSQLRMGQTLASQIKAANLEIDSIIPVPDSARPVALEVANATGIRYREGLVKNRYVGRTFIMPGQEERQKSVRRKLNAIPLEFEGKNVLLIDDSIVRGNTIKKIVQMCRDAGANKVYVASASPPVKYPNVYGIDMPTKHELIAHDRSIEEIRTELGADALFYQHLDDLIWAAQEGNKDIEQFDCSCFDGNYLTGSVSPDYLATLESSNRVSQKIKEYPDAKTQRVAASG
- a CDS encoding DUF1284 domain-containing protein → MAVKKSPVRFRPHHFLCALGFQGAGYSPAFTANMSEIVDGQLRGHDGHKTRITVTFVADSICTPCPERRGLGCVKINTIKQLDERHAKALNLQNGVSLTWGDALKRIQKKVPPGSLKTLCQNCQWLELGACEAALTRLHAQATNKD
- a CDS encoding SDR family oxidoreductase encodes the protein MTEKIALITGASRGLGFAFAEALAPAYHVVAVGRTVGGLEDLDDRIKAKGGQATLAPMDITNVDAMAQLCRSIFDRWGKIDLWVHAAVHGAPLTPVGHLDQKDWSKSIAANVTAVGQLIPFLTPLLGKDGHAVFFDDPRGGEKFFGAYGSTKAAQVALARSWQLETKTTGPKVSILSPSAMPTGTRARFFPGEDRAPLAKPQDEARRLIKDLSL
- the surE gene encoding 5'/3'-nucleotidase SurE; the protein is MRILITNDDGINAPGLAILEAIAKTVAGPDGEVWTVAPAFEQSGVGHCISYTHPTMIAKMGERRFAAEGSPADCVLAGLYDVMADAKPNLVLSGVNRGNNSAENTLYSGTIGAAMEAALQSIPALALSQYYGPDNAGLENPFEAAAAFGADVVQKIMARHRDDGDAYKLFYNVNFPPVPAAAVKGIKVVAQGRRSNTNFSVQADTSPTGRRFLWVRGGDQRAEAAENTDANVNLDGYISVTPMRADLTAHDMIASLKDLE
- a CDS encoding protein-L-isoaspartate(D-aspartate) O-methyltransferase, with the translated sequence MIEPIAQRKMQFMFALRSKGVTDARVLTAMERIDRGSFVKGLFAERAYEDTPLPIACGQTISQPSVVGLMTQALNVEPRDKVLEVGTGSGYQAAILSQLARRVYTVDRHRRLVQGAKKIFEDLDLANVTAFTSDGSHGLPDQAPFDRIIVTAAAEDAPGPLLAQLKVGGIMVLPVGQSDTVQSMIRVERHADGFEYEELRPVRFVPLIEGLARDN